One Elephas maximus indicus isolate mEleMax1 chromosome X, mEleMax1 primary haplotype, whole genome shotgun sequence DNA segment encodes these proteins:
- the NDUFB11 gene encoding NADH dehydrogenase [ubiquinone] 1 beta subcomplex subunit 11, mitochondrial: MVVGLLGLCARRLLAATALRGLPTVRVRWESSASRAVVAPPAIAGKRPREPTIRSQEDPDLEDENLYEKNPDSHGYDKDPVVDLWNMRVVFFFGFSIVLVLGSTFVAYLPDYRMHEWARREAERLVKYREANGLPIMESNCFDPSKIQLPEEED, from the exons ATGGTGGTGGGGTTGTTAGGTTTGTGTGCTCGCCGCCTTTTGGCGGCAACGGCGCTACGAGGGCTCCCGACTGTCCGTGTCCGCTGGGAATCCAGCGCCTCCAGGGCTGTGGTTGCTCCACCCGCCATCGCGGGGAAGCGGCCGCGGGAACCGACCATACGCTCGCAGGAGGATCCGGATCTCGAGGACGAAAACCTCTACGAGAag AACCCAGACTCCCATGGTTATGACAAGGATCCTGTTGTGGACCTCTGGAACATGCGTGTTGTCTTCTTCTTTGGCTTCTCCATCGTCCTAGTCCTTGGCAGCACCTTTGTGGCTTACCTGCCTGACTACAG GATGCACGAGTGGGCCCGCAGGGAAGCTGAGAGGCTTGTAAAGTACCGAGAGGCCAATGGCCTCCCCATCATGGAATCCAATTGCTTTGACCCCAGCAAGATCCAGCTGCCAGAGGAAGAGGACTGA